aattttagtagtcatgtcatattttttttgtgaaattgattgtagaaaggacatgtggcaaaatcacttcgcaaatatagtttagaggatataaattagtttcttgtttatatggatggtttatagattttcgatagttttagtggtttttattggtttaataactttaaaatataatccGGTATGTGGCCGAttcatggtcgaaccaattaCTAGACCAACCCGACTATATAATCGGTTCACGGTCGAACCCGGTCCAACCATCgggtcggtccggttttaaaaacactggttTTTGGAAAGGACAATAGAAAAATGCGGTAAAGATCTCTCCTCCCACTTGCTTAAACATGATCGGATATATGTCATTAGTTATTTTCTCTgcatttttctttatttcctgACAGCAGCTTTTAAATGGTTGATGGTTCTGTAGATGTGTGGCTAAGCTTTTCCCCCATTCTTGTGACCCTCTTAGTAACTCAAAACCCGATTTAGATGGTGGCGACTTCGTTCGTTTAAGCCTTGCCCTCGTATTGACAGGTGAACGAAATGGAAGGCAGACATAACTTTTGGCTCCAATAGTTTAGTtactttatttaatttgattttatagcATTGAAGTTAGGGTCTtccccattaatcatgctcttaatattctttttttcttttgtatctcAGTTGTTGtctattacaaaatattaaaaaattcaacaCCAATAgactattttaattattttttctatctTGGTCActgtatattataatttttgtaaaagaaaaatcaataccaaaaacgtttcaaaaaagaaaaactcatcATTTTGATTGACCTTTTAATTTATCGCCCTTACAAACTTTGATTTCAATCTAAATGCGTCAAATATATctatactaatatttaattgtgTAAGAAATTAATGTAGTGATCCTAATTTTAATATTCAATTCATGCCAAACTAAATCCtacaaaaacttttaaatttggtcatatatttaatatattcaaattttctaaatttaattatgtttgtttcaccattcatttcataaatcatttaaaaagaGAAGCtcttatatatgttttgtatattaacctaaaataataattgtttataatatatttaatgaatatatgtatataaaatgtgtacatatttaaaatcatatttcgagtatattaaaataaattattattttattttagagttctgtaaaaattaaaaaaatatttttaattttctacattTAATATAAGATGGAAATCATATCAGTGGTTTCGTAAGAATTTCATCACTTTTTAACGAATTTCGCGTATCTAAAAAAGAAGGctataatagaaaaaaaaaattctcttttATGTTTCTGTGGGCTGTGCCTAATATCTTGCACTGGATAAATGAAATTAGTGGAACCGAAATTAGGGGTGGACACATAGCAGCTAGTAATGTATTTTTCAGTATTTATGATTTGCTACGTAGTTTACagacactacaaaaaaaagtacgtattgtatcacttaaattgtatcacataaataaatgatgttattttaaattacttatttgtaaatgatacaaatatatctAGTTTTAAATCAGTTCTAATAATTGATAGTATAATTAACTAATTCGACATCATTTcaataaaatgatataaacttTATTAATTTGTATTACTTAATCAAAAATGATACGATTCTATAcatttatatcaattaaataattgatgtaattattatttttggttagCAGCACTTATTAATATGATATAAAATTCACATCAATAAAAATTGATgcgaacaaaaaatatataactgtGTTTTTCTTTAACATCAATTAAGTTAAAATGatgttcttttatttaattttgcatCAGTTAATACTTTAATGTGGTATAAAACTTAACTCCGAATAAAGAAAACACCACTACaaagctttaaaaaaaatttacttgaACGGTTACAAAAATATCTTACACTTCAAAAAACCAAAGATTACGGAAGTAGTTACTATTCTTATGGCTTTAATTTAATTggagctttaattttttttataactcttTCACTTCGAAAATTAAGCATCTTCGTCTTTTTGTTGTGAATGCTCATTCATgggttcttcttcctcttttagTTTCTCTAACTTTCTTGTCTTATGAGTCATAATGATGGGTATTGTTCTTATGCAGGGTTGCTATTTAGATTCGGTGAAAATTTTCTGAAGAAgtatatctttctttttcctcttcatcttttttcattttttgaaaaattagacTTATTCATGGTAGAATGGTCTTTCTTTGTTAGGAAACAGAACGTCTCAAGACATAAGAGGATATGCGTCTACTTAAAATCTAAAAGGAAGTAAAACTCTCAAGAAATAGAAGTTGATGAAGAATTTTTCTGACGAATCTCCCCCACTTCGCTGCTAAATCGATTCAGTTTCACACCATCAACAGAGATTGGAGATAAAAACATGGATACAAGGAATGAggataaaaagaagaagaatttcgATTGATGAAGGCATGAAGCTCTTTATGGTCAATTCCACCTAAATGTTTTACAATGATTTTCTATGTTTCTTTGATTCCTCTTCTTCCACCTTGTTTAATGTTTCTCTCTATATTTGTTATTTCTTCTTCGTCAGATTTATTgtatttcaattaaaaattaatgaatatttaattaatttatccaTTGATATTATTTAACGTcaattatatacaaataaaaaattaaataaataattataaataataaaatattaaaaatcatttaatgttttgatattaatttaatttcagttattaataaataattaaaatcaattgTTTCAATTGATGTTAATACTTACGTCATTTAGAAAAACTGATTTAGTTTTGGTATCATTTTGTATAATTGATGCATATTAGTATCACTTACAATTAATGatgtaaatattaattattttgtatcatttatcTATAGAATGATGCAAATATCACCAATTTCAAAGTCATTTATTTAAGTGAAGTAAAATTCTTTTACATCATTTAAAACTaatgcaaatattaaaaataagtgatgttaaatgactattttttttgtagtgagatatctaatttttgattattttactttataaaaatactGATATCCATTTTTCTCGCTAtccaaaaaatttataaatatttgcgAATAATTACGGATATTTATGAATAGCTCTTACACTTTGTTCAATAAAAGTAAATCTAGGAAAAACCTATACaagtttattttcaaaaaatatcttttacatGATATAAAACAAAAGGTAAAAATTAGTGAAACTATATACtccataaattttataaaacataaaattttagaaaattgtagtttttatatatattttatatttctttcttaatttaataattttataaataaaatttattaaaattatatgctaaaataattattatataaaattatatatttataactctctatttaattgtatatatacttctatttgtataaaaatgaagaaaagtGGATATCCGGCCCTAAAACTTTTAGTATTTGTGATCTGTTTCGTATTTAACGAATATTGATTCTAATATTTGCTTTGCTCCGGAGATTTatggatatccagatttttcggAATGAATCGTAATGAATaacaaatgaaataaaaaaaatgcccAACCCTATCTgagatttataatttaaaatctattttttaatacATTGATCGTTTTTGAAAGGGAGtatattatatttctagttcTTAGTATCGAAGACGTATGGGATTCGGTTCAAAACCTATTAATTATATAGAAAGTTGTGAGTGTTAGATAAAAATGTTTGAGAGGTCGAGTGTCAGAGAAAGTcaacaagacaaaaaaaaacactacaaATGTTCATAGTGTTGTAAATAGTGTGTTTAGAAACcgaatatttctgtgttattattaatgaacaagaggttttttttatataaggattacaagatgaagataaatgaaaagtatccaaaacctaaaaggattaggaaaactactaatacataataatggaaagattacatctactaggaaaaggaaagagtttccttttctccaagctttgtggccgcTTTTCTCTCTCCtaaagtcggctctctctctcctctctctaggctttggccatctctccatcttctaggtattgggccggtctcgGTCCGGgtctggttaatggcaatccactccatgatttataacactcccccttggatgccataaccatacaggatttgtagtacgcttgatggtgtctcattaaaaccttatcaggaaaacccagtgggaaaaaaccatgatgaaggaaaaagagtacaacaaaCACTACTCCCTCTGATGTGAACCTCATTGTAGGTTTCCACATTCTACGCATCTGGTGCGTGATCTTTCATGTATATGTAGGAAGGGAGTAATCGGCCAAGTTCATTACTAAGCCGTATCTAGACCACTTTGACCTtttaggtcgtttctcatgtctcttgacatcgagtgtcccggcaaagcatgtgtgctaaataatgtgaaccatattgttctcggggatcactattgggtctttgcaaatcgtgtttgcatgtgtccatagtctagacgtgatcgtctactgTTAACTCTTTACTTTGATCTGAAAAACTAAGAACTTATGGACAATGTACTAGACGTGGTTATCATGAACCTGTGTCTCGATCTGGCCGATCCATGTCTGGGTCATATACCTCGTCTATACATGTCcactacttgtctcatgagtgttcaagatcaatgatcattgctgtgagtttataatctcttattatggctctgcggccgaacactctcatgGATGTGGACATCGATTTCTTCGCCTTAGGCAGTACCATATCTATCTCGGACATTGTAGTCCTttatccatctcttgatggtgtctcatgacctctgttgctgtggattatatcacacactgaaatatatattattaggtcatagatctcggctttcacaagcttatggactacaatacatttgtatccggttgatcttttgtctctactagcccgtgatcaagaagaagggctAGACGCCTTTTAGACTTAAAAGCCGGACGCGTCTAGTAGAAGAGCCAGACGTTCTTTGCTGAAAAGCCGGACGCCCTTAGACGGACAGAGTCGGACGTCTTTAGTTTGAAGGGCTGGGGCCGGACGCTTTTGgtcggacacccacatagatttattctatgcctactaacctcttttaggtttagtataatcacaaggaatttcaaatatatggactgtattggattgtcttttatacaactccaagatcaatgatcatgcgtgatcaatttcttttacatactatatgcagctgctttatgtttcagtccatgaatcagcttaggaacgaagttgttctttcatcttatccagtgatccatatgctgcttactatattatttgtatctaatttctttcttatgaccagaccattttcaatttcgaaaatctgtagcagcatccactacataggagtttatctccttataatctgttcttTTGaactctgtgagtaccttgtgtaacaagctataatcGAATGTTGTTAGTTAGGAAAACATGAATACTCTTACATCATGTacatctctcacggtttctttacttctcacaagatccatctatttcactggtttatcataTGGTGTTTTTGTAtttgtatatggccaatacgcccatctctcttttagatactttgaacctccacgttttatcttttctaatctctatgatctttttatgattgtatgagtactctttcgcGGGTTCATGAACCTCgttcatctctttatgttcaagtgctataactttatgtatctttatacaaatttgtgtgtgtgtcgacactttcatgtggttccattatgttctagacatgatctatagatttgagatcttattatccaggacctttattacctagtagcttggcgtcccaagactacattgtttggtaccttagatgtgtagctgcgcagccttttctcaatgtctggtatggtttctcttataatctcggatctgtattctatgcaccattcttttctatccgaaattcctttatcttatgaaacacttggtctatcttgtatagactctatagcaacttgattatgtctcttctaggacattcatttggtgctaagctggttagtcatttctcgggtcagtgtctggcatttcgattagcttctcaattagctagctttatataatctttctttggacgtcttaaattatAACCTCTAGTCCGAAGAtttttgccaagacaatgatggttaaaaccattcatacttttaacattctttatccagcttataatctttctcctttaatattcggattcatttgtttcatgcgttctgtacctggccactatttgatcacccatgttttggctctcgGTCCTTTTGATTTCgtggagaagatcttattcttataaattctcaatcctcttctgaggtttcatcttagacggcacatgtatgtatgtggtggtttattcaaaatctcttaagatggtgtatgtctggttttatgacccgtattcaatatgagatgggaatatctatgctcacttatatggcctgatgcatattatcaTTCTTATACATGTCAATTCATAATGtctccaagcttatagactttaaaatcttagtcttatagataatggcttaCATGGCCGAACATGGAACGTGTGCGGCCAAGCCTGCACTATGCGGCCAAGTCACGACCAAGTCACGGCCGAGCCGTTTATGGTCTCTTTAGCCGGGTAAtggcctctttggtttggccgtttgtatcatggcctctacagccgaggaatggtcctttatggccgagtaatgaccgagccatataacatggtcttataccatagtggtacacgaacttgtagtattgatcatgggtttatcctctctccccctcatgtccatactataaggtcgtggtgcttgggacaattaagcctaatgagtttccctttgtgtacatgtttcacaacgtgagatcttttacgggataactatatgccttttcaatctttgcatcaggtttagactttaggatggctaatcctatcatgtcatatagtgtaaaatttcgtgggATATATCAGTATAGTCACCActtctcttgcctcttatcatactgatcttatagcatagttttaaatcagtagagatcatatgtatagtctcgaccacttataaggtcttaggcgttttatttttcttaaagtcaaaaggaacttgtttccttccttacccattgtttctacttggaaaccatacaatataacttcaatgggtcacatgtttttttgggtgtgtataatgccttttaaggcaatgccttagccatagtttctttactatgcttactatactcattcatgatttcttacttggttttatgccctttaggcaactctttaaaatcatttatatgttcaagtaagatcaggcaagattatgaattcaaaatcaattcttattatatatataatcgtgaaacatcaaagcaaaacataaagcaataagacaagtcGTATCGAAATTTAGTCCTTGAGACAATCAAAAGTCTCAAAGTCCATCTGGTCATCTTTAGCAATGTCGGAATCATTATCGGCCTCATATCCGGAATCGTGAACCATGtgagcctccgggttcttgttcttcagACTTTCTTGGTAGAGCTCACATAAGTGCTTAGGGGTTCTATAtttcttggcccaatggtttCTCATTCCACATCTGTGAcaaacggatttggtcgagtaagatggtttggatatgcGGCCTCGACCACGGCAATAACTACCTCGGCCACGGCcataattggaaccacgaccacggttattgtggtttcctttccggccggTCGAGTAGTTGTCTCGGCTGTTCGAGTAATTGTCACTGCCACGCCCCTTGTAACCGCCACGGCCATTGCCTTGTGATCTCTTATTGTTTTGGACGTAATTGCACTCGTTGGGTTCTTTCTTTTCAACCTCATTAGCTTCCGGTAATGGTGCTGTTCCAACAGGTCTAgcttcactgttcttcatcaggagctcattgtttgcctcggccagaagcaggcacgagatcagatcagtatatgt
This genomic stretch from Brassica napus cultivar Da-Ae chromosome C9, Da-Ae, whole genome shotgun sequence harbors:
- the LOC106435844 gene encoding uncharacterized protein LOC106435844, giving the protein MKNSEARPVGTAPLPEANEVEKKEPNECNYVQNNKRSQGNGRGGYKGRGSDNYSNSRDNYSTGRKGNHNNRGRGSNYGRGRGSYCRGRGRISKPSYSTKSVCHRCGMRNHWAKKYRTPKHLCELYQESLKNKNPEAHMVHDSGYEADNDSDIAKDDQMDFETFDCLKD